The Arthrobacter oryzae DNA window CTGTCCTGGCCGAGCAGGTGCCCGAACCGCATGGTGAAGGGGCTCAGGCTTGCCCCGGCCACCAGGACCACGTCGGCTTCACCCATGAGCCCGGCCGCGGTGTCCGTGCCGAACCCGCCCGCGACGCCAAGGTACCCCTCGCCTTCGAGCAGGTTGAGTGCCAGGACGGTTCCGGCGGTCAGCGCGCCCAGGCGGTCGGCGAGTTCCCGGAGCTCCGGGCCGGCGCCGGCGAGGTGCGCACCGCGGCCGGCGAGGATCAGCGGCCGCTTCGCTCCGGCGAGCAGGCGGGCTACCTGCCCAAGGCCGCCGTCGACGTCGTCACTAACTGTTGGTGCCAGCGGCACCGGAGGTTCTTCGTCCGCAGCCTCGAGTGCTGCGAGGTCGTAGGGGATGGCAATGACGACGGCGGTGCGCTTGGTGAGCGCGTATTCCACCGCCTGCTGCGTGATGGAGCCCGCGGCGTCGCGGGTGACAGTGAAGGTGGCCGCGCCGAGTCCTGCGGCGATTGCTGCCTGGTCCACGTCCTGGGGCCGGGCGCCGCTGCTCGGGGCGTCGCCGGTGACCAGCACGACCGGGATCTGCGCCTGGACCGCCTCGGCGAGGGCGGTGAGTGCGTTGGTGTAGCCGGGGCCGTAGGTGGTGGTGCCGGCGGCGAGGCGTCCTGACGTCCGGTAGTAGGCGTCGGCCGCGGCGATGGCGGCGCCTTCATGGCGGACGGCGGAGAAGCGGAGGCCCAGCTTTTCCGCGGCGTCCAGGAAGTAGACGTTGCCGTTGCCCATAACGCCGAAGACATCGCTGACATAGCTGCTGAGAACCTGTGCCACGCGGCCGGAGACGGTAAGTGAAGTCATGCAGGAATCATGTGGTCTGGTTCACAGATAGGCAAGAGAGGCCGATTTGATTGGGATTCTTGGCAGGAAGCAGGACTGCTAACTGAAAATTTGCCCACTTGTGGCGTGCATCATCCGCCCTTAGTGCGAGGGGCGGGATTCCTGCTCGGAGAGCCGGCTCAGGAGGCCGTCGTAGCGGGGCGGCATGAGTTCCAGTACGGAAATCGCGGTGCTGGTCCGTTGGATCCCCTCGATTTCCAGGATCTCGTTGGTGATGCGATAGAGATCTGCCGTGCTGCGGGCCACCACCTTGGCCATGAGGTCCGCGTCGCCGGTGGTGGCGTGCACCTCGATGACCTCCGGAATCGCGGCGAGCCCGTCTTCCACCGCACCTGTCCGCGTCTGGCTGATGGACAGCGAGAGGAAGGCCATCAGGTCATAGCCAAGTGCGGCGGGATCCAGCCTCCGGCTAAAGGAGCGGAGGGCGCCGCTGCGCTCGAGCCGAGCCAGCCGGGCGTGGACGGTGTTCCGTGCGACGCCGAGCGTCCGCGAGAGTGCCAGGGCGCTGGCTTCCGGATCCTTGTCGAGGGCCAGGATGATCCTGCCATCGAGGGAATCCAGGGCGCGGGGGTTCGGGATGGTCATATTTTCACCACAGACTGTTGAAGTTGAGCAGAAGTCCCAATGGGTTGAGGGTATCTTGCATTGTGGGCGGGGTCACAACCATGATCGGTCCTCATGACCCGTGATCAGCTTCTAACCGCACCGGACACCGCGCTCCCCACCCTTCGTGGCGCGGTGGCCGGACTTCCGCCCTACGTCCCGGGACGGCGCAGCGCCGGCGCGGACATTGCAGCCCTCGCCAGCAACGAAAGCCACTACGAGCCGCTGCCCGCTGCCGCCGCTGCGGTGGCCGCGGCGGCCGGTACGATGAACCGCTACCCCGACAGTGCCGCCGTCGAACTCCGCGAACGGCTCGCCGGGCACCTGGGCGTCACCGCCGGGGAGGTCGCGGTAGGGCCTGGCAGCGTGGGCGTCCTCCAGCAGATCATCACCGGACTGTGCGACGCCGGCGATGACGTGATCTTCGCGTGGCGCTCCTTCGAGGCCTACCCCATCCTGGTTGAGCTGGCAGGCGCCCGGCCGGTCCGCATCCCGCTGGACGCCGCTGAGGGCCACGACCTCGAGGCCATGGCCGCGGCCGTCACTGACCGCACGAAGGTCATTCTGCTCTGCACCCCCAACAACCCCACCGGCGTGCCGATCAGCCACGAACGCATCGATGCCTTCCTGCAATCCGTCCGTTCCGACATCCTCGTGGTGATCGACGAGGCCTACGTGGAATACGCCGAAGCGGGCAGCGGCCCCGATTCCCTGGCGCTCTACCGCGAGTACCCGAACGTCTGCATCCTGCGCACCTTCTCCAAGGCGTACGGACTCGCCGGCCTGCGCGTGGGCT harbors:
- a CDS encoding thiamine pyrophosphate-binding protein, whose product is MTSLTVSGRVAQVLSSYVSDVFGVMGNGNVYFLDAAEKLGLRFSAVRHEGAAIAAADAYYRTSGRLAAGTTTYGPGYTNALTALAEAVQAQIPVVLVTGDAPSSGARPQDVDQAAIAAGLGAATFTVTRDAAGSITQQAVEYALTKRTAVVIAIPYDLAALEAADEEPPVPLAPTVSDDVDGGLGQVARLLAGAKRPLILAGRGAHLAGAGPELRELADRLGALTAGTVLALNLLEGEGYLGVAGGFGTDTAAGLMGEADVVLVAGASLSPFTMRFGHLLGQDSTVIQIDTALQPTHPRVDTFVSADVKSAAGRILGMLDGEASAAAWRAEARKRLAEGPGHQAGSDETGDGRLDPRSLAIALDAVLPERRTVVQDGGHFLGWAPMYWNIPRPQDLVMVGTAFQTIGLGLASAVGAARAVEDGRTLVLASGDGGFLMGLSDLESLIGAASSAVVVIYNDAAYGAEIHQYGSQGLTEKPMLIPEVDFSGVARALGAESAIIRSLADLSALQGWIDAGAKGTFVADCRITSSVRAPWMSEWMAAKQEAKAAVAG
- a CDS encoding Lrp/AsnC family transcriptional regulator, whose amino-acid sequence is MTIPNPRALDSLDGRIILALDKDPEASALALSRTLGVARNTVHARLARLERSGALRSFSRRLDPAALGYDLMAFLSLSISQTRTGAVEDGLAAIPEVIEVHATTGDADLMAKVVARSTADLYRITNEILEIEGIQRTSTAISVLELMPPRYDGLLSRLSEQESRPSH
- the hisC gene encoding histidinol-phosphate transaminase, with the protein product MTRDQLLTAPDTALPTLRGAVAGLPPYVPGRRSAGADIAALASNESHYEPLPAAAAAVAAAAGTMNRYPDSAAVELRERLAGHLGVTAGEVAVGPGSVGVLQQIITGLCDAGDDVIFAWRSFEAYPILVELAGARPVRIPLDAAEGHDLEAMAAAVTDRTKVILLCTPNNPTGVPISHERIDAFLQSVRSDILVVIDEAYVEYAEAGSGPDSLALYREYPNVCILRTFSKAYGLAGLRVGYAVASPDIAEGLRRTALPFSVSALAQKAAIASLDAGEEMEARVAAVREERARMAAQLEAQGWKLQPSQGNFLWIRADEGLRARLVDAFDAAGIMVRAYQGDGVRITVADPASNDRVLRLLEAHAASTID